GTACAGATGTGTATTACATGGGAGGAGGCAAAGACAGTTTCTGTGAAGAGCGTATCCTGGGCGTTGGCAGCTTTGCGCTGCATAATGTATTCCCGGTTGACTCCAGCAAAGCACTGTATCGGATTCTGGTTAGAGTGCGTGCTTATGGTAACGTCAGTATTAAAGGTGAAATGGACAACTTTGTATTGGGCTACTGGCCTGCGATACCCCCACAGTAATGGGTAAACGCGAAGAGCACAGACTTGTCGGTGCTCTTCTTAAAGAATTATTAATGCGCACTATTGTCATGATGAGCTGTTAAGCAGAGTTTATAACGCTTATTGGATCTTATGATAAATACCATAAAACAGCGTTTCCCAGGACTTGCCCTCATTGCCTGAGGACTGCCAGTGCTGGTGTACTGTGTCATTCTTTTTCGGCTGCCAGGTGATACGGTGTAAAACAGGCTTGCCTTCGCTATCCAGCCCCGGGCCTTGCAATACCATGCCGTCGTTATAGCGGTTGCCATTAAGTTGCAGCAGCAAACCGGCATTGTCGGTCCAGCTTTGATGCCAGTGTTGCTGTTGTTTATCAAAGATATTCAAACTCTTACCTTTATAACCAGAGACTGCCTGATATTCCTCTAAAATGACACAGCCGTTGAGTATTTTGGTGATTTTACTATTGCCTGCAAACTGCCCCTTTGACATGACCCGCCATTCCCCTATCCAGAAATCAAAAGCATGATACTGAGGACTGTCACAGAGCGAGCGCGCACCTAAGCCCGATGAACAGAAAAAGAGGGTGAGTAAGAGGCAATATTTGATTAGCATGTTAAGTCATTTTCCATACAGTCTGCTGGTTAATCAAAGTTAGAAACGCTTTTTCAGGCCTATGTTAAAAAGTAGCGCTTATTTCAATGAATGGGCAAACTTATGGGGCGCGTTTTCGTTATGTTATTGCAATTTTTGGGTGAATACTGACCTTAACAGAGCAGGTTACAAGCACAGGGGAAACTTGGTTTCCCCTGCTTTAATGGTTAGTCGCGATTCAGCGCTAGCCAGTTGAGTTTCCAGTTGGTGTCGTGGGACTGAAGTTTCAGCGTATGCTCGCCTGCGCTCAGGTAAACACGCTCTCCTTGTTGTGTTTGCCAGTCATGATAGCCACCGGTGCCCCTGACCGCGTGTTTTGAAACCGTTTTCCCGTTGATTTTGACAGAAAAGCCTTTGCCATCACGTGGTCCGGCAATCCGATAACTCAGACGATAGTGACCACTCTGATTGACAGTGATCTGGTAGTCAATCTCAGCACCTTCGGCAATGCCACCGCCACCGGTCAGATTGAATCTTCCCTCCGTATCTGAGGTTCTGTCGGTATTCGCGCCAGTGACGGCGTGCGCATATTCAGCTTCGATGCGGCCCGGTACTGTAAGCGTTTTACCTTGGGTTTTGACCAGATTGCTGTAGTTGCTTTGCAGATTGCGACGTACGGCTACCACAGCATATTCGTAAATATTGGGTGAGGCATTGGCATCGATAAACTGCGTGTCGATGACGTTGTCGGCAATCAGCTCAAACATAGAGCCTGCGCTGTAATTACGATAAACCCGGTAGCCAAAAATATCGGCTTCTTTGCTGCTATCCCAGCTGAGCATCGTTTTACCATCGGTTTGGGAAAGCGTCAGGTTAGTGACAGGCTGGGGATAAGCAAACTGCTGATCCCGGCGTTTTTGTTCCTGCTGTTGCGCAAAGGCGAGCTGCTGCTGGAACTGACGAGTTGCTTTGCTTAGCTTGGGAGCCTGGCCATCCAATGCGATGCGAAAGCCCTCGGCGGCACCCGCAAAGTCTTCAGGCATCCCGCCGCGTTGTGTCACAGGCCAGATATTCCAGTGCCAGCTGCTGCCGCGCGTAGCGCGCGTTTCACATTGTTCTGACAGGAATGTGCGACCATCGGGGTAGGCATTATTGTAGTTGTCTTCGTAGCAATCACCCATAAACTCTGCAACATTGCTCAGCATATCATGCAGACCATAAGGGTTTGGTTTGTACATGCCGACGACGCTGGCATAGGTCGCATGATCAACACAATCGGCAAAGCCATCAACGAAATTGACATAAGAGCTGTTAGTGGTGCGTTGCAGCTCATCTTCGCCACTCAGGTCGGCGGTGTTCTCATACTGACAGACAGAAGGGTGTTTCGGGTCATTGCCAAAATAAAACCGACTTGTGGCAGCGCCGCGTGCCGCATATTCCCATTCTGCTTCACTGGGCAAACGGTAGGGTTTCCCGGTCGTTTTTGCCAGCCAGTCAACATAGGCTTTTGCGCCTGCCCAGCTTACGCAAATAGCAGGCTGAAACTCATTATGAGTCAAGCTGTTATTATCCCAGCTGCCGGGCGTGTTGCCGATGAACCAGTTGTCCAGCTGATGATAGCACGCCTGCGGAGCTTGAAAGCCGGTGGCCTCAATAAAGCGTCGATACTCTCTGACGGTGACCTCGTATTTCCCCAGGCTAAACTCGGGCAGGGTAACAGTATGGACAGGTTGACTGTTTTCGCTTTCTGTACTGCCCATGTCAAAGCTGCCCGTCGGGACAGTCACCATGATGGGTTCAATGGGCGTAAGAGGTTTGCCGGCTAACGCGGGTGTACTGGCCAGTAGCAGTAAGCTGGTGGAATAGGGAAGAGTCGCTTTCATCATTATTTTTCCTGTAAAAAAGACGGCTTCATCATGCCTAACCTGGAGAGGAGAAATCCTAGCGAATTTTTACAAAGTGATGAAAATAGAAATATTTTAGAACGATTAGGCTATGAAATTGCACGCAAAATTCTGAATCTAGTACTTATTTTTATCTGAACTACCAGACAGAGATGAAATAGGAAACAAGGTGAAAATGCAAAAGAAACACGTTATTTGTGTGGAGCGTCTGGCCGCAGGGCGCGGCCAGACAATCCTCTTTATTGCTCTGCGGCCTGTTTTGCCAGGTACTCGTCGTAGGTGCCCTGGAAGTCAATGATCTGACCGTCTTTGATTTCCCAGATACGAGTCGCCAAAGAGGAGACGAACTGGCGGTCGTGCGATACGAAGAACAAGGTGCCTTCGTATTGCTCCAGTGCCATATTCAGTGATTCGATAGACTCCATGTCCATGTGGTTAGTTGGCTCATCCATCAGCAGAATGTTTGGCTTGTGCATCATCAGTTTGCCAAACAGCATTCGGCCCTGCTCACCTCCGGAAATCACTTTCACTGATTTCTTAATGTCGTTTTGCGAGAACAACATACGACCGAGGAAACCGCGAACCACCTGCTCGTCGTCACCTTCCTGTTGCCATTGCTCCATCCACTGGAACAGGTCCAGGTCTTTCTCGAACTCGTCCGCGTGATCCTGAGCATAGTAACCAATGTTGGCATTTTCTGACCATTTAAACGCCCCCGATTTTGGCGCCATGCGGCCAGCCAGGGTATTCAGCAGGGTGGTTTTACCCACGCCGTTTTCACCGATGATCGCGACTTTTTCACCCACCTCAACCAGGCCATTGAGGCCGCTGAACAGCACGTCTTCATAGCCTTGTGACAGGGTTTCCAGCTCCAGTGCATTCCGGAATAGCTGTTTGGACTGTTCGAAGCGAATAAACGGATTCTGACGGCTCGACGCTTTAACTTCTTCCAGCTGGATCTTGTCAATTTGCTTGGCACGCGATGTAGCCTGCTTCGCTTTTGAAGCGTTTGCCGAGAAGCGTGATACAAACTGTTGAAGTTCAGTTATCTGGGCTTTTTTCTTAGCGTTGTCAGCTAGCAGACGTTCCCGCGCCTGAGTGGCTGCAAGCATATATTCGTCGTAGTTGCCCGGGTAAATGCGTAACTCGCCGTAGTCGATATCAGCCATATGCGTACACACAGAATTCAGGAAGTGACGGTCGTGCGAGATGATGATCATGGTGCAGTCGCGCTGGTTTAGTACATCTTCCAGCCACTTGATGGTATAGATGTCGAGGTTGTTGGTTGGTTCGTCGAGCAGCATGATGTCCGGTTCGGCAAACAGTACTTGTGCCAGCAGCACTCGCAGTTTCCAGCCCGGAGCCACTTCTGACATAGGTCCGTAATGTTGTTCTGTCGGAATGCCCACGCCTAACAGCAGCTCACCCGCTTTGGCTTCAGCCGCATACCCATCCATTTCGGCAAATTGGGTTTCCAGATCCGCCACTTTCATGCCGTCTTCTTCACTCATCTCCGGCAAAGCATAAATGCGGTCACGTTCTTGTTTGATTTCCCACAGCTCTTTGTGGCCCATGATAACGGTATCGACCACTGAGAATTCTTCGTAGGCAAACTGATCCTGGTTCAGCTTGGCAATGCGCTCATTCGGGTCATAAGACACGTTACCTGCGCTGGCTTCAAGCTCTTTGCTGAGGATCTTCATAAAGGTTGATTTACCACAGCCATTGGCGCCGATCAGACCATAGCGATTACCGTCGCCAAATTTAACCGAGATATTTTCAAACAGTGGCTTAGCGCCAAACTGCATGGTGATGTTGTTACAAGACAGCATAAGGGGTGCTCATTAAATTCAATTGCCGCGATTTTAGCATTAAATCGCGGCAGGGGGGGAGCAAGGTGCGGGTTTATACACAAAGATTATTTGCTAACTGGTGTAGGCTCAACGCGACTGTTTGCTCGGTTAATTGAACGTACTCACAATTCGGTGTGATCTGTTCACCGACAACATAAGCTTGCTGGGCGGCTTCCAGCATTGCAATGTCGTTGACATCGTTACCAAAACACACGGTTTGCTGCATATTCAGGCCAAGCTCTAGCAGCGCTGTGAGCTTGTTGCTGCGTGCGGGCACCAGATCAAAACAATGGTGGCCATTATGATGATAGATTTCAAAGCTGTTCAGGGTCTGCTCGCACATGAGCTTGACCTGATCATGATGCTCATCTTCCAGGATCAGGAGTTTGACTATGGGCTCATGTCTTAGGGTCTGATTGCAGCCTGGCGGGACACCGAGCTCGGCCACATGCTGATGAAAATGATGAGGCTTATCGGAGATGGCATACTGCCAGTGGCCGTCAAATAAATACGCTATCTGGTGGTTGTCGAGCCAAGCAAGTAAGGCTCCCACCTGAGCCGGGTCGAAGCTGTGTGCTTTGACCACCGCTTTGTTTTGACTGAACATAGCGCCATTGCAGCCAATAATAGGGTGGTGCCAGAAGCACTCAGGGAAGACGGGGAGCGTATCTCTTAGTGGTCGGGCTGTGGCGAAGTATACGTTGCCACCACTGCGCTCAAGTGCTAACAGGCCATCCCTTATGTCGTCATGCATGCGTTGGGCTTGGAATACGGTCGTGCCATCTAAATCAAAAACAAAATTCATCGTTACATCCAGGTACAAAAGAGAGCGTTTACTTTGCCAAACTAACCACTTAATATTTTAGTTATTAGCTCATTGTTTATATATATTGGCTCCAATTGACCGTCAATACCGGAAAACCCGTACCGATCCGATTTGCACTGAATCAATCTGTACAAGTTAAATACATCGAAAAACAAAAGGTCATGTTTGAGTGGCATCAGCATGATTGCTTCGAACTGATCCTGACTATCGGAGCACAGGGCAGTGGATTTATCGGTACTGCCATTCATGAATTTGATGACATTGACCTGGCGTTGGTGGCACCCGGAGTGCCCCATACCTGGGACAGTCAGGCACCCAATGATACGGCTGAGCTGGTTGTGGTCGTGCTATGGCCTAAGGCACTATTGGACTGCGCCATTGCGGAGCTGGCAGACTTGCAAGGCTGGCTTGAGCGTATTGAAAGTGGGCTGGTCTTCAGTCGGGATGCTGCTGAGCAGGTGCGTGAACAGTGTCTGGCGCTTCACAAGGCAAGCCCGGTTGGTCGGTTGACTTTGCTATGTGAGATACTGACGGAGCTGCGCGCCCGTCCTGCCAAAGGGATCCGGCTTGCTCATTCGCGTATCTCAGAACGGTTAGCGCGTGTTCAGGCCTTCATTGCCAGTCAGGTTGACAATCCACCCAGTCAGGCTCAGTGTGCAGCGCATATCAATGTCAGCACTGCGACGTTAAAACGGTGGTTTCAGCAAGAACTTGGCTGTTCTTTTTCTCAATATTGCGCGCTACTGCGCTGTCAGCGTGCCCAGCATTTACTGGCAACTGAGCATCGGCCTATTGGGGTGGTGGCACAACAATGCGGCTTTGTCAGTGCAGCCTACTTTAATCAGTTTTTTAAAGCACAAACAGGTATGACACCCAGTGCCTATCGGCGTCAGTTTAGTTGGCGTAAGCGTTAGCTTTTGGGTTGCGTTGGGGGAGTTGGAAACAGTGTCAAATCATCCAGTATGACCAGCTGTTCGCTGTTTTCATCCAGCGTAAAGCGTAACTGGCAAGGGTCACAGGTAAGCGTTTTTTGGGCCAAGTAGTGTGGAGAGACTTCTAGGTGATATTTTCCCTGCTTTAACTTGTCAAAAAAGAAAAAGCCATCTGATTCTGTGTAGATGATGGTTTGTTCACCGCTGGTTTCTCGGGTCAGTTGCAGCGCCACCCGGCCAGTGAGGTCTGCAAGTTTGCCGTCGTCATTACGCAGGGAAATGATGCCCTCAGCTTCGAATTGCAGGTGAAAAGGGACGTCAACAATGGGCTGAGCACCTGGATGCAGGTCGGCTTCTATGAGTCCAAACTGAGGTTGTA
This genomic window from Pseudoalteromonas rubra contains:
- a CDS encoding SUMF1/EgtB/PvdO family nonheme iron enzyme — encoded protein: MMKATLPYSTSLLLLASTPALAGKPLTPIEPIMVTVPTGSFDMGSTESENSQPVHTVTLPEFSLGKYEVTVREYRRFIEATGFQAPQACYHQLDNWFIGNTPGSWDNNSLTHNEFQPAICVSWAGAKAYVDWLAKTTGKPYRLPSEAEWEYAARGAATSRFYFGNDPKHPSVCQYENTADLSGEDELQRTTNSSYVNFVDGFADCVDHATYASVVGMYKPNPYGLHDMLSNVAEFMGDCYEDNYNNAYPDGRTFLSEQCETRATRGSSWHWNIWPVTQRGGMPEDFAGAAEGFRIALDGQAPKLSKATRQFQQQLAFAQQQEQKRRDQQFAYPQPVTNLTLSQTDGKTMLSWDSSKEADIFGYRVYRNYSAGSMFELIADNVIDTQFIDANASPNIYEYAVVAVRRNLQSNYSNLVKTQGKTLTVPGRIEAEYAHAVTGANTDRTSDTEGRFNLTGGGGIAEGAEIDYQITVNQSGHYRLSYRIAGPRDGKGFSVKINGKTVSKHAVRGTGGYHDWQTQQGERVYLSAGEHTLKLQSHDTNWKLNWLALNRD
- a CDS encoding ABC-F family ATPase, producing the protein MLSCNNITMQFGAKPLFENISVKFGDGNRYGLIGANGCGKSTFMKILSKELEASAGNVSYDPNERIAKLNQDQFAYEEFSVVDTVIMGHKELWEIKQERDRIYALPEMSEEDGMKVADLETQFAEMDGYAAEAKAGELLLGVGIPTEQHYGPMSEVAPGWKLRVLLAQVLFAEPDIMLLDEPTNNLDIYTIKWLEDVLNQRDCTMIIISHDRHFLNSVCTHMADIDYGELRIYPGNYDEYMLAATQARERLLADNAKKKAQITELQQFVSRFSANASKAKQATSRAKQIDKIQLEEVKASSRQNPFIRFEQSKQLFRNALELETLSQGYEDVLFSGLNGLVEVGEKVAIIGENGVGKTTLLNTLAGRMAPKSGAFKWSENANIGYYAQDHADEFEKDLDLFQWMEQWQQEGDDEQVVRGFLGRMLFSQNDIKKSVKVISGGEQGRMLFGKLMMHKPNILLMDEPTNHMDMESIESLNMALEQYEGTLFFVSHDRQFVSSLATRIWEIKDGQIIDFQGTYDEYLAKQAAEQ
- a CDS encoding HAD-IIB family hydrolase, whose amino-acid sequence is MNFVFDLDGTTVFQAQRMHDDIRDGLLALERSGGNVYFATARPLRDTLPVFPECFWHHPIIGCNGAMFSQNKAVVKAHSFDPAQVGALLAWLDNHQIAYLFDGHWQYAISDKPHHFHQHVAELGVPPGCNQTLRHEPIVKLLILEDEHHDQVKLMCEQTLNSFEIYHHNGHHCFDLVPARSNKLTALLELGLNMQQTVCFGNDVNDIAMLEAAQQAYVVGEQITPNCEYVQLTEQTVALSLHQLANNLCV
- a CDS encoding AraC family transcriptional regulator, which codes for MTVNTGKPVPIRFALNQSVQVKYIEKQKVMFEWHQHDCFELILTIGAQGSGFIGTAIHEFDDIDLALVAPGVPHTWDSQAPNDTAELVVVVLWPKALLDCAIAELADLQGWLERIESGLVFSRDAAEQVREQCLALHKASPVGRLTLLCEILTELRARPAKGIRLAHSRISERLARVQAFIASQVDNPPSQAQCAAHINVSTATLKRWFQQELGCSFSQYCALLRCQRAQHLLATEHRPIGVVAQQCGFVSAAYFNQFFKAQTGMTPSAYRRQFSWRKR